One genomic segment of Burkholderia pyrrocinia includes these proteins:
- a CDS encoding helix-turn-helix domain-containing protein, which produces MDRQVVSIEEPTAEDTRRNAQGDDALAGQAVVSVAHDADEQARNLIGWRQTYDQLAAGRFVGTLTELPLDTMKLFRESTSHLLRQACEVRGDAYWFGIPLVDDGTARVDACRIGPGALAFRPGNVEFELLTPAQFSIYGVVVRGDVLRRYAEEVERCALDERLFTQRVMQVGDARLARLCALLGRRLDGAVAVTGPLPDAQRDDLQAEVLAALFDACAQPADDGAGRAPSTRRWIVEQARDYVLAHRTRPVGVPELCEQLHVSRRTLQYCFQDVLGMAPASYLRTLRLNGARRDLCGRTAGSVQDVAEAWGFWHLSQFATDYRRLFGKRPSETLRDRAVMVAAG; this is translated from the coding sequence ATGGATCGACAGGTGGTGAGTATCGAAGAACCGACGGCCGAAGACACGCGGCGCAACGCGCAGGGCGACGACGCGCTGGCCGGGCAGGCTGTCGTCAGCGTCGCGCACGACGCGGACGAGCAGGCGCGCAACCTGATCGGCTGGCGGCAGACCTACGACCAGCTCGCGGCCGGCCGCTTCGTCGGCACGCTGACCGAGCTGCCGCTCGACACGATGAAGCTGTTTCGCGAATCGACGAGCCACCTGCTGCGCCAGGCATGCGAGGTGCGCGGCGATGCGTACTGGTTCGGCATCCCGCTCGTGGACGACGGCACGGCGCGCGTCGATGCGTGCCGCATCGGGCCCGGCGCGCTCGCGTTCCGGCCCGGCAACGTCGAATTCGAACTGCTGACGCCCGCGCAGTTCTCGATCTACGGCGTCGTCGTGCGCGGCGATGTGCTGCGCCGCTATGCGGAGGAGGTCGAACGCTGCGCGCTCGACGAGCGGCTGTTTACGCAGCGCGTGATGCAGGTCGGCGATGCGCGGCTCGCACGCCTGTGCGCGCTGCTCGGCCGCCGGCTCGACGGCGCGGTGGCCGTGACCGGTCCGCTGCCCGATGCGCAGCGCGACGACCTGCAGGCCGAGGTGCTGGCCGCGCTGTTCGATGCGTGCGCGCAACCGGCCGACGACGGCGCTGGCCGCGCGCCGTCGACGCGCCGCTGGATCGTCGAGCAGGCGCGCGACTACGTGCTCGCGCACCGCACGCGTCCGGTCGGCGTGCCCGAGCTGTGCGAGCAGTTGCACGTGAGCCGGCGCACGCTGCAGTACTGCTTCCAGGACGTGCTCGGGATGGCGCCCGCGTCCTATCTGCGCACGTTGCGGCTGAACGGCGCGCGGCGCGATCTGTGCGGCCGCACGGCCGGCTCGGTCCAGGATGTCGCGGAGGCGTGGGGTTTCTGGCATCTCAGCCAGTTCGCGACCGATTACCGGCGGCTGTTCGGCAAGCGGCCGTCGGAGACGCTGCGCGATCGCGCGGTGATGGTCGCGGCGGGGTGA
- a CDS encoding type II toxin-antitoxin system RelE/ParE family toxin: MTLALHWHPKACEDRAAIMDYIAQDDPLAALELDERAAALPARAELYRQGRVAGTRELVVAPNYVLVYRIRPADNIVEILRVLHARRQWP, from the coding sequence TTGACCCTCGCGCTGCATTGGCATCCGAAGGCGTGTGAGGACCGCGCCGCGATCATGGACTACATCGCCCAGGACGACCCGCTGGCCGCGCTCGAACTGGACGAGCGGGCCGCGGCGTTGCCCGCGCGCGCCGAACTGTATCGGCAAGGGCGCGTGGCGGGCACGCGCGAGCTGGTGGTCGCGCCGAACTACGTGCTCGTATATCGCATCCGGCCGGCCGACAACATCGTGGAGATTCTCCGCGTCTTGCATGCGCGGCGGCAGTGGCCGTGA
- a CDS encoding thiamine pyrophosphate-binding protein encodes MSHSKDLEPRATTGARLLVDALLANHVERVFCVPGESFLAVLDALADDTARIQTVVCRHEAAAANMAEAVGKLTGHPGIAFVTRGPGATHASIGVHTAFQDSTPMILFVGQCAREHLDREAFQEIDYRRMFGQMAKWVAQIDDPRRIPEYLSHAFHVATSGRPGPVVLALPEDVLSDACAPQPVVPAAKRVAAAPSAAQMDELRERLARAERPFAIVGGSGWTPDACANLRTFVERWQLPVACAFRYQDTIDNAHPNYAGDVGLGINPALAKRIRDADLLLVIGPRLGEATTGGYTLLDIPKTRQTLIHVHQGADELGRVYAADLPIVSGMPEIAAPLAALEPPERPAWAGAAADAHRAYREWHAPLPMPGDVQLGDVMVQLRERLPHDAILTNGAGNYAIWLHRHFAYRHFRSQLAPTSGAMGYGIPAALAAKSLYPSRTVVALAGDGCFMMAGNELATAMQYGLNIVAIVVNNGHFGTIRMHQERNYPGRVHGTGLTNPDFAAYARAFGAHGETVERTADFAPALERALTCGLPALIEIRIPQDASTPAATLEQIREQGRRARGG; translated from the coding sequence ATGTCGCATTCCAAGGATCTCGAGCCGCGCGCCACCACCGGTGCGCGACTGCTCGTCGATGCGTTGCTCGCCAATCACGTCGAACGCGTGTTCTGCGTGCCGGGCGAGAGTTTCCTCGCCGTACTCGATGCGCTGGCGGACGACACCGCGCGCATCCAGACGGTCGTCTGCCGCCACGAGGCGGCCGCCGCGAACATGGCCGAGGCGGTCGGCAAGCTGACCGGCCACCCCGGCATCGCGTTCGTCACGCGCGGGCCCGGTGCGACGCATGCGTCGATCGGCGTGCACACCGCGTTCCAGGATTCGACGCCGATGATCCTGTTCGTCGGCCAGTGCGCGCGCGAGCATCTCGACCGCGAAGCCTTCCAGGAAATCGACTACCGCCGGATGTTCGGCCAGATGGCGAAATGGGTCGCGCAGATCGACGACCCGCGCCGCATCCCTGAATACCTGAGCCATGCGTTCCACGTCGCGACGTCCGGCCGGCCCGGGCCGGTCGTGCTCGCGCTGCCGGAAGACGTGCTGTCCGACGCGTGCGCGCCGCAACCCGTCGTGCCGGCCGCGAAACGCGTCGCCGCCGCTCCGTCGGCCGCGCAGATGGACGAGCTGCGCGAGCGGCTCGCGCGCGCGGAACGGCCGTTCGCGATCGTCGGCGGCAGCGGCTGGACGCCCGACGCGTGCGCGAACCTGCGCACCTTCGTCGAGCGCTGGCAACTGCCGGTCGCGTGCGCGTTCCGCTACCAGGACACGATCGACAACGCGCACCCGAACTACGCGGGCGACGTCGGGCTGGGGATCAACCCCGCACTCGCGAAGCGCATCCGCGACGCCGACCTGCTGCTCGTGATCGGGCCGCGCCTCGGCGAGGCGACGACCGGCGGCTACACACTGCTCGACATCCCGAAGACGCGCCAGACGCTGATCCACGTGCACCAGGGCGCGGACGAGCTCGGCCGCGTGTATGCGGCCGACCTGCCGATCGTGTCGGGGATGCCCGAGATCGCCGCGCCGCTCGCCGCGCTCGAGCCGCCCGAGCGCCCCGCGTGGGCCGGTGCGGCCGCAGACGCGCATCGCGCGTACCGCGAATGGCACGCGCCGCTGCCGATGCCCGGCGACGTCCAGCTCGGCGACGTGATGGTGCAGTTGCGCGAGCGCCTGCCGCACGACGCGATCCTGACCAACGGCGCCGGCAACTATGCGATCTGGCTGCATCGCCACTTCGCGTACCGGCACTTCCGCTCGCAGCTCGCGCCGACGAGCGGCGCGATGGGCTACGGCATCCCGGCCGCGCTCGCCGCGAAATCGCTGTACCCGTCGCGGACCGTCGTCGCGCTCGCGGGCGACGGCTGCTTCATGATGGCCGGCAACGAGCTCGCGACCGCGATGCAGTACGGGCTGAACATCGTCGCGATTGTCGTCAACAACGGGCATTTCGGCACGATCCGCATGCATCAGGAGCGCAACTACCCTGGCCGCGTGCATGGCACGGGACTCACGAATCCCGATTTCGCCGCATATGCGCGCGCGTTCGGCGCGCATGGCGAGACGGTCGAGCGCACCGCCGATTTCGCGCCCGCGCTCGAGCGCGCGCTGACCTGCGGGCTGCCCGCGCTGATCGAGATCCGCATCCCGCAGGACGCCAGCACGCCGGCCGCGACGCTCGAACAGATCCGCGAGCAGGGCCGCCGCGCGCGCGGCGGATGA
- a CDS encoding L-serine ammonia-lyase — MAVSVFDLFKIGIGPSSSHTVGPMRAALMFVQGLERDGLLDATAHVKVELYGSLGATGKGHGTDRGVMLGLLGDAPDTVDPETIDARLDEVRKSKKLALLGTHPVPFVLKENIAFYRQALPEHPNGMKLRASDANGTVLVERTYLSVGGGFVVTAGAPNTKVLSAAEQMTHPFRTGAELLALTESTGKSIAQLMWENERAWHTEEETRDGLLKIWAVMQSCVSRGCGIGNPDADGNLPGPFQVKRRAPQLYRTLTGSPERALQDPLSMIDWINLYAIAVNEENAAGGRVVTAPTNGAAGIIPAVLHYYTRFTPGANEQGVIDFLLTAAAIGILYKLNASISGAEVGCQGEVGVACSMAAGALAAVLGGTPHQVENAAEIGMEHNLGLTCDPVGGMVQIPCIERNAMASVKAVNAARMALRGDGSHYVSLDSVIKTMRETGADMKTKYKETSRGGLAVNIVEC, encoded by the coding sequence ATGGCAGTCAGCGTGTTTGACCTCTTCAAGATCGGCATTGGTCCGTCCAGTTCGCATACGGTCGGACCGATGCGCGCGGCGCTGATGTTCGTCCAGGGCCTCGAGCGCGACGGGCTGCTCGATGCGACGGCCCACGTGAAGGTCGAGCTGTACGGCTCGCTCGGCGCCACCGGCAAGGGCCACGGCACCGACCGCGGCGTGATGCTCGGCCTGCTCGGCGATGCGCCCGACACCGTCGATCCCGAAACCATCGACGCGCGGCTGGACGAGGTCCGCAAGTCGAAGAAGCTCGCGCTGCTCGGCACGCATCCGGTGCCGTTCGTGCTGAAGGAGAACATCGCGTTCTACCGCCAGGCGCTGCCCGAGCATCCGAACGGGATGAAGCTGCGCGCGTCCGACGCGAACGGCACGGTGCTGGTCGAGCGCACCTACCTGTCGGTCGGCGGCGGCTTCGTCGTGACGGCCGGCGCACCGAACACGAAGGTGCTGAGCGCGGCCGAGCAGATGACGCACCCGTTCCGCACCGGCGCGGAGCTGCTCGCGCTGACCGAATCGACCGGCAAGTCGATCGCGCAGCTGATGTGGGAAAACGAGCGCGCGTGGCACACCGAGGAAGAAACGCGCGACGGGCTGCTGAAGATCTGGGCCGTGATGCAGTCCTGCGTGTCGCGCGGCTGCGGGATCGGCAACCCCGATGCCGACGGCAACCTGCCCGGCCCGTTCCAGGTCAAGCGCCGCGCGCCGCAGTTGTACCGCACGCTGACGGGCAGCCCGGAGCGCGCGCTGCAGGACCCGCTGTCGATGATCGACTGGATCAACCTGTACGCGATCGCGGTCAACGAGGAAAACGCGGCCGGCGGCCGGGTCGTCACCGCGCCGACCAACGGCGCGGCCGGCATCATCCCGGCCGTGCTGCACTACTACACGCGCTTCACGCCCGGCGCGAACGAACAGGGCGTGATCGACTTCCTGCTGACGGCCGCCGCGATCGGCATTCTCTACAAGCTCAACGCGTCGATCTCGGGCGCGGAAGTCGGCTGCCAGGGCGAAGTGGGCGTCGCCTGCTCGATGGCGGCCGGCGCGCTCGCGGCCGTGCTCGGCGGCACGCCGCACCAGGTCGAGAACGCGGCCGAGATCGGGATGGAGCACAACCTCGGCCTCACCTGCGACCCGGTCGGCGGGATGGTGCAGATCCCGTGCATCGAGCGCAACGCGATGGCGTCGGTGAAAGCCGTCAACGCGGCGCGCATGGCGCTGCGCGGCGACGGCTCGCACTACGTGTCGCTCGACTCGGTGATCAAGACGATGCGCGAGACCGGCGCCGACATGAAGACGAAGTACAAGGAAACGTCGCGCGGCGGGCTGGCGGTGAACATCGTCGAGTGCTGA
- a CDS encoding ADP-heptose--LPS heptosyltransferase, protein MTMDTRTVPPGVALSHDDALVLPGTLLAPDGTLVAPYDVEHGSARAVGHVPAASALGLLHAAHRPFRLDYDGATHVHVINGMGVTLGDSVIGLTALAALRAAHAGLRFTLYRPARAPRYVDALYALAADVVAPSRTLPCPVEALPADAPCIDVGNHLYWPAFARLPMIDFFLDALGADPAAVPAAAKRNRWLARLPLPALPAAWQRPYVLFCPSASTAVRSVPPALRAAFVDRLAQRYGLPVAGFGPVAHPAYVDVSGDATDTARFIAWVKGASLLFAPDTAALHLADGFDVPTLACFTTIGPALRVRDYPHCVPVELDVPAELRGLHRSERPDDLAAVEAAYRAIDWDGLAWPTPREAAATTTG, encoded by the coding sequence ATGACGATGGACACGCGCACCGTGCCGCCCGGCGTCGCGCTGTCGCATGACGACGCGCTCGTGCTCCCCGGCACGCTGCTCGCGCCCGACGGCACACTCGTCGCGCCATACGACGTCGAGCACGGCAGCGCCCGCGCGGTCGGCCACGTGCCGGCTGCGTCCGCGCTTGGCCTGCTGCACGCCGCGCACCGGCCGTTCCGGCTCGACTACGACGGCGCGACGCATGTGCATGTGATCAACGGGATGGGCGTCACGCTCGGCGATTCGGTGATCGGGCTGACCGCGCTCGCCGCGCTGCGCGCAGCGCACGCGGGCCTGCGCTTCACGCTTTACCGGCCGGCCCGCGCGCCGCGCTATGTCGACGCGCTGTATGCGCTCGCGGCCGATGTCGTCGCGCCGTCGCGCACGCTGCCGTGCCCCGTCGAAGCGCTGCCCGCGGACGCGCCGTGCATCGACGTCGGCAATCACCTGTACTGGCCCGCGTTCGCGCGGCTGCCGATGATCGATTTCTTCCTCGACGCGCTCGGCGCCGACCCGGCCGCCGTGCCGGCCGCCGCGAAGCGCAACCGCTGGCTCGCGCGGCTGCCGCTGCCCGCGCTGCCGGCCGCCTGGCAGCGGCCGTACGTGCTGTTCTGTCCGAGCGCGAGCACCGCGGTGCGCAGCGTGCCGCCCGCGCTGCGCGCGGCGTTCGTCGACCGGCTCGCGCAACGCTACGGGCTGCCGGTGGCCGGATTCGGCCCCGTCGCGCATCCGGCCTATGTCGACGTGAGCGGCGACGCGACCGACACCGCACGCTTCATTGCTTGGGTCAAGGGTGCAAGCCTGCTGTTCGCGCCCGACACGGCCGCGCTGCATCTCGCCGACGGTTTCGACGTGCCGACGCTCGCGTGCTTCACGACGATCGGGCCGGCGCTGCGCGTGCGCGACTATCCGCATTGCGTGCCGGTCGAACTCGACGTGCCGGCCGAATTGCGCGGGCTGCATCGCAGCGAGCGGCCGGACGATCTCGCGGCGGTCGAAGCCGCATATCGCGCGATCGACTGGGATGGGCTTGCATGGCCGACGCCGCGCGAAGCGGCAGCGACCACCACCGGATAA